The Ramlibacter sp. PS4R-6 nucleotide sequence CGCCCCCGCAGGACGCCTTCAGGAATTCGCTGCCCGTCTCCTTCGGCAGCGTCTTCGACGCGCAGGGCAACACGTACGTCACCGACGAGACGCTGCGCGACACCATTTGGAAGGTGTCGCCCTCGAACCAAAAGACGCTGTTCGCCGGCATCGAGTACACACCGGGGCGCACGGATGGCCCCCGAGGCCAGGGCACGCTGCGCTATGTGCTCGACATGGCCAGCGACGGACAGGGCGGCCTGTACGTGCTGGACGGGGAGTCGAACGGCGCCATCGAATATTTCTGGACCGCGTTGCGGCGGCTTAGCCCCGATGGCGCGATCACCACTGTGGCGGGTGGCGAGGGCGCGACGAACGTCGACGGTCCTGCGAACACCGCGCGCTTCCCGCGCGCGAGGCAGATCGCAGTGGATGGCCGTGGCAATGTGTTCCTCTCCGATGGCCAGACCATCCGCCGGTTCGATCCCGCGGGTCAGGTGACGACGATCGCCGCCTCGGATGCGCTCCTGCCTTTCATCGATGACATCGCAGCCGACGCGGCGGGCAACCTCTACGCCTCGGGAGGGAACGCCGTGCTGGGAGTGCTTCGCCCGGGCAGCGAGCACTTTGAGCTCTTCGCGGGCATGCCATTCGACTACGGCCCGGCCCGTGATGGGCAAGGCGCGGACGCGCGATTCAGCCCGTTCGGCGTCCTGTCAACGGCTGCGGACGGTGCGGACGTACTCGTCCTGTCGCGTGAGACCGCGGGCTACTCGATTCGCCGCGTCACACCGGCGGGCAACGTGACCACCGAGATCCCCCTTCTGCAGCCGAGCGCGGGCGGCCGCCTCATTGCCGCCACCGGATATGCATACGACCCCGGCCGCCGCGTCCACTACCTCGCAGTGAGTAACACGGAATGCTTGCCGGAGTTCTGCCAGCTGCGCGGATCGGCGGTCTGGCGGCTCGAGCGCGACGGTACCTGGGCGGAGATCGCCGGCGCCGCCGACCCGGAGGGGAGCCACCGCACCTCCTTCGGCCACGCGCTGGTCGGGCCGGACATCGACGCGCAGGGCAACGTGTACGTGGTCGATGGCTCGCGACTGGTCAGGATCACCCCCGCGGGCACGATGACGACGGTGACGGACGACCTCATTCCGCCCGTGGCGGGCGGCATCGAATCGTTTGGAGTCGATTCAGGCGGCACCGCGTACGCGCTCGCATACTCGCCCGAAGGACAGACGCTGCACCGCGTCACACCCGACGGCCGGACCGCGACGGTGGGGGCGCCGGGCTCCATCCCGGCATTTACCAGCAGTCCTGAGCTTGCGATCGATCCGGAGGGCAACGTCTACGTGCCGCAAGGCTTCTACGTGGGCTCGACCATCGTCATCCAGGCTGGCTCCATCCTGAAAGTCACGCCCGATGGCGAAATCACGAGGTTCGCAGGGAACCCGACGCGCACCGGCATCGCACTGGGTGCATTGCCGGGACAGTTCTACGCGCCTGCTGCCATGGTCTGGACGCCGGAGGGGCTGGTCTTCGCTTCAGGGCGCGCGTTGCTCCGGATCGCGCCGCTTCGGTAGGGCGATGGCCAGCGCCAACCCCCGCCAATCGATGAGAAGGGTCTGGCCCCGGAAAGATCGACGCTCCAAGGCGGATCGGCTGCACTGACGGACACGGACCGACGGATTGACCGCCCGCAGGTGCGCGTCTGAGAAGCGGACGCTTGGCGTCGGGGCCCTCACTTTTCGAAGGGGTGGAACCCATCCTTCAGCACATCGATCCGAAAAAGGTTCGCTCGCGCGGTGATGTACAGCTTGCGCCGATCGCCGCCACGGCCGAATGCAACATTTGTGGGGTTGTCGGCCATCGGAACGAAGGCCAATTCTTCTCCCGTAGGCGAAAACACGACAACGCCGCGATCCTGCGGCACCGCGCTGACGCGGGCGGCATAGATGTTTCCTTCCGTGTCCACCGTCATCCCGTCGATCCCTGTCCGGCGGCCCCAGTAGTCCACCAAGGTCTGCCGGGGACCCACGCTGCCATCCGCCCCCAGCGGGTACGCGTAGACAGCGTTCCAGTTCATGGCTGCCGGGAGGTTGCTGGCCATTTGTGCGGTCGCAGGCGGCCCGATGCTAGATACGTAAAGGGTGCGCTGGTCAGGCGAGATGGCAATCCCATTGGGCTTCCCGGCATCGGCGATGACCAGCCTGGCCGGTGCGCCTGGGTCGATCCTGTACACACCCGCGACCGGCTGCTCCACGGACTCGTGGCCGTAGTACCGGGGGTCGGTGAAATAGATGCGCCGCTGCCGGTCGATCACGAGATCATTCGGCGAATTCAGTGGACGCCCATTGAACAACCCGGCGAGGATGGAGCTCTTGCCCGTCTTCATGTCGGTGCGGATCACGCAGCGGCAGCCGAAGTCGGCGCCGAGGGCGCTGACCAGGCTCCCATCCTCGTCGAACCGGTTCCCATTGTTCATGCCGCTCGGCGAGCGGAAGATGACGGTCTTGCCCGTGCGCGGGTCGTAGCGCCATACGTGTCCTGCCTGCGCACTGGACTGGGCGGTGATCGTGATATCGCTGAAGAAGACAGTGCCATCTTCCGCGACCGCCGGCCCTTCGAGGAAAAAGCCGCCAGAGAAGACCGGATCGAGCTTCGCTTCCGCCCCAAAGATGGGCCCCGGCCGAAATCCGGTCTGTGCCCCTGCGATGAAAGAGGCACAGCACAGGCCCAGCGCGACTGCTGCTACGTGCAATTGTCGAAACACAGTACCTCCTGCGGATGGCGCGTCGATGAACGACTCAGCGGAGGATGGTCACTGACCTGTCCGGCAGTGTCAATGCATCAGCGATCCAATGCGGACAACTCAAAGACGCTGGATTGCGGGTCAAGCCCGCAATGACAGGTGACTAGCCTCTGAGTCAGTTCTGCAGCGCCGCCGTCACGCGCTCGGCGATCACCCGCATGCTCCAGTCGTGGGGATGCCGGTCGACATCCACATCGGCGTAGCGGCCAATGTCGTCGGCCCGCTGCGGGTAGATGTCGCCGATGTAGACGTACTTGCCGCCATGGGCCTTGCAGGCCTGCTCGATCACGGCATCCCTGGATTCTTCCTTCCACCACGTGGACACGCAGGCCAGCTTCGCGACGTGCAGCGCATCCAGCAGCAAGCCGTATGCGGCGCCGAACGCGGGCACGGATGCCAACGGCACGTTGTCACCGAGCTCGACGACCACGGCGGTTCGTGGCGTAGCCGCCTGCACGTACGACGGGATCTGCCAGACGTTGTCCGCGGGGTTCTTTTCGAGCGGGGAGAAATTCAGCGCCGTGAGCGGCAGGTGCAGGGCCGCCGCCGTGAGGTGGGCGAAGTCCTTGTCGGCCGACGATGCCGCCATGCCCCAGTCGCCCGTCCAGCCCACCATGGCGTTCGGGCCGATCTTGGTGATGCTGTTGCCGATGACGAGCAGGTCCGAGAACTGCGCCTGGGGTGGTTGCGGCTGGGGCTGCTCGGCGGCCGCGGCTGCGGCCACAGCCGGCGACGGTGACCCTCCGCCTCCCCCGCAAGCGACGACCGCGGTCGCAAGAAGGGCAAGGGCACACAGTCGGATCGTCGATATTTTCATTGCCAGAGCTTCACCCTGGCGGAAGCCGCCTGCGTTTCGAAATGCCTGAGCAATTCGTCGGACGTTGGCGACCGACCGGGTCCGTCGGTGCTGATGACGTCCGCTATGCTTCCCCTCTACCCATGCCAAGCCTCCCCCACAGCCCCGCTGCCGAACGCAACAAGGAACCGATCCTTGCGCGGCTGCTGGCCATCCTGGGCAGCCACGGGGCGGCCCTCGAGATCGCCTCGGGCACCGGGCAGCACACGGTCTGGTTCGCCGCCGCCCTGCCCGGGTGGACGTGGCAGCCGACCGACTTCGATCCGGACACGGTGCCCCTCATCGCCGAGAGGATCGCCCAGTCGGGCGTGGGCAACGTCCTGCCCCCGCTGCAGCTGGACGTCACGCAACAGCAGTGGCCCTTGACGAGCACGTTCGACGCCATCTTCTGCGCCAACATGCTGCACATCGC carries:
- a CDS encoding DUF938 domain-containing protein: MPSLPHSPAAERNKEPILARLLAILGSHGAALEIASGTGQHTVWFAAALPGWTWQPTDFDPDTVPLIAERIAQSGVGNVLPPLQLDVTQQQWPLTSTFDAIFCANMLHIAPWQACAGLMAGAARHLVPGGLLVTYGPYFEREVPTAPSNLAFDESLKARDPSWGIRQLDDVVAEAARNGLALTQRHAMPANNLLLVFTLAGRQPQA
- a CDS encoding SMP-30/gluconolactonase/LRE family protein translates to MFRQLHVAAVALGLCCASFIAGAQTGFRPGPIFGAEAKLDPVFSGGFFLEGPAVAEDGTVFFSDITITAQSSAQAGHVWRYDPRTGKTVIFRSPSGMNNGNRFDEDGSLVSALGADFGCRCVIRTDMKTGKSSILAGLFNGRPLNSPNDLVIDRQRRIYFTDPRYYGHESVEQPVAGVYRIDPGAPARLVIADAGKPNGIAISPDQRTLYVSSIGPPATAQMASNLPAAMNWNAVYAYPLGADGSVGPRQTLVDYWGRRTGIDGMTVDTEGNIYAARVSAVPQDRGVVVFSPTGEELAFVPMADNPTNVAFGRGGDRRKLYITARANLFRIDVLKDGFHPFEK